In Pseudomonas sp. GCEP-101, one DNA window encodes the following:
- a CDS encoding LysE family translocator — MYWAEFLTVAFIHLLAVASPGPDFAVVVRESVTHGRRAGTWTALGVGSAIFLHVTYSLLGIGLIVSQSIVLFNALKWLAAAYLLYIGFKALRARPAGPAAAETLAAPVARSARGAYVAGFVTNGLNPKATLFFLSLFTVVINPHTPLAVQAGYGVYLACATAAWFCLVALLFSQQRVRAAFARLGHWFDRLMGVVLIGLGIKLAFTELR; from the coding sequence ATGTACTGGGCGGAATTTCTCACGGTGGCGTTCATTCACCTGCTGGCGGTGGCCAGCCCCGGCCCGGATTTCGCCGTGGTCGTGCGCGAGAGCGTGACCCACGGCCGGCGCGCCGGCACCTGGACGGCTCTGGGCGTGGGCAGCGCGATCTTCCTCCACGTCACCTATTCGCTACTGGGCATCGGGCTGATCGTGTCGCAGTCCATCGTGCTGTTCAATGCGCTGAAATGGCTGGCGGCGGCCTACCTGCTGTACATCGGCTTCAAGGCGCTGCGCGCGCGCCCGGCGGGCCCGGCGGCCGCCGAAACGCTCGCCGCGCCGGTGGCCCGCAGCGCGCGCGGCGCCTATGTCGCCGGCTTCGTCACCAACGGCCTGAACCCCAAGGCCACGCTGTTCTTCCTCTCGCTGTTCACCGTGGTGATCAACCCACACACACCGCTGGCGGTGCAGGCCGGTTACGGCGTTTACCTGGCGTGCGCGACCGCCGCCTGGTTCTGCCTGGTGGCGCTGCTGTTCAGCCAGCAGCGCGTGCGCGCCGCCTTCGCCCGCCTGGGCCACTGGTTCGACCGGCTGATGGGCGTGGTGCTGATCGGCCTGGGGATCAAGCTGGCGTTCACCGAACTGCGCTGA
- a CDS encoding DUF1266 domain-containing protein — protein MRSPGTEPLLCFGALMAACCVEDGSAPPHEQLQRWGIRDAGSARSILQDLFMQAQSRTLDDDFLRLQRKEPSAFDDEQRLRWKQARRAWSRAGLRVPQDLSMSAYELERIAWLARRSHACAYLDESAFWLTLAWVAEAARRTFTDWQAYAASFVLGRAVLLREECSAGEAIRAFKSLLDDPRGAPAGLWRSHPLADMAVRDAVLQAQRYDAAPQRPSRDALLAFGALIATCGGARIDQLAIAPHQHEQHRQWLARHWQAADSAQVRKRMAWLLETGSRSRLDPMLRLASNAEGASPPAGGQGGPATRYEQGRRALLKAGHDPKCIDHCRSVLGYDLERAAFGARLAFSAGLLDEQRLWNALRHIARLARDAFESWEDYLVSVVLGHALANENRQASQQLIRSATTLLDSICPFPEYRSPWQACSLARLPLLHSVPQAVAQ, from the coding sequence GTGCGTTCGCCAGGTACCGAACCCCTGTTGTGCTTCGGCGCGCTGATGGCGGCGTGCTGCGTCGAGGACGGCAGCGCGCCGCCGCACGAGCAGTTGCAGCGCTGGGGCATCCGCGATGCCGGGTCGGCGCGCAGCATCCTGCAGGACCTGTTCATGCAGGCGCAGAGCCGCACGCTGGACGATGACTTCCTGCGCTTGCAGCGCAAGGAGCCGAGCGCCTTCGACGACGAACAGCGGTTGCGCTGGAAACAGGCCCGACGCGCGTGGAGCCGGGCGGGGCTGCGTGTTCCGCAGGACCTGTCGATGTCCGCCTATGAACTGGAGCGCATCGCCTGGCTGGCCCGACGCAGTCATGCCTGCGCGTATCTGGACGAGTCGGCGTTCTGGCTGACCCTGGCCTGGGTGGCGGAGGCCGCGCGCCGCACCTTCACCGACTGGCAGGCCTACGCCGCCTCGTTCGTGCTCGGGCGCGCCGTGCTGCTGCGGGAGGAATGCTCTGCCGGCGAAGCCATCAGGGCGTTCAAATCCCTGCTGGATGACCCGCGTGGCGCGCCGGCGGGCCTCTGGCGCAGCCATCCGTTGGCGGACATGGCGGTGCGCGATGCGGTGTTGCAGGCGCAACGCTACGACGCCGCGCCGCAGCGCCCGTCGCGCGACGCCTTGCTCGCCTTCGGCGCGCTGATCGCCACCTGTGGCGGCGCGCGCATCGACCAGTTGGCCATTGCGCCGCACCAGCACGAGCAGCACCGGCAGTGGCTGGCCCGGCACTGGCAGGCCGCCGATTCGGCGCAGGTGCGCAAGCGTATGGCGTGGCTGCTGGAGACCGGCAGCCGCAGCCGTCTCGACCCGATGCTGCGGCTGGCTTCCAACGCTGAAGGGGCTTCGCCGCCCGCGGGCGGGCAAGGCGGCCCCGCCACCCGTTACGAGCAGGGGCGGCGCGCCTTGCTCAAGGCGGGGCACGACCCCAAGTGCATCGATCATTGTCGCAGCGTGCTGGGCTACGACCTGGAGCGCGCGGCGTTCGGCGCCCGGCTGGCCTTCAGCGCGGGGCTGCTGGATGAACAGCGCCTGTGGAATGCCCTGCGGCATATCGCCCGCCTGGCGCGCGACGCCTTCGAGAGCTGGGAGGATTACCTGGTGTCGGTGGTGCTGGGGCATGCCCTGGCGAACGAGAACCGACAGGCGAGCCAGCAACTGATCCGCAGCGCAACGACGCTGCTCGACAGCATCTGTCCGTTCCCCGAATACCGCTCGCCCTGGCAGGCCTGCAGCCTGGCGCGCCTGCCATTGCTGCACAGCGTGCCTCAAGCCGTCGCGCAGTGA
- a CDS encoding 2-hydroxyacid dehydrogenase, whose product MNPARAVFLDHASLDLGDLDLAPLRAVFSELLLHAGSTADQVAERLQGAQVAITNKARIDADVFAQCPQLKLILVAATGTNNVDLDAARRHGVTVSNCQGYGTPSVAQHTLMLLLALASRLPDYQAAIREGRWQKAPQFCLLDFPIVELEGKTLGLLGHGELGGAVAKLAGAFGMRVLLGALPGRPVRADRLALDELLPQVDALTLHCPLTDATRNLIGQRELDLMKPGAFLINTARGGLVNEQALADTLRRGHLGGAAFDVLSVEPPRDGNPLLAGDIPRFILTPHSAWGSREARQRIVGQLSENAAGFLAGEPRRVVAA is encoded by the coding sequence ATGAATCCTGCTCGCGCCGTCTTCCTCGACCATGCCTCCCTCGACCTCGGTGACCTCGACCTGGCACCGCTGCGCGCGGTGTTCAGCGAACTGCTGCTGCACGCGGGCAGCACGGCGGACCAGGTGGCGGAGCGGCTGCAGGGCGCGCAGGTAGCGATCACCAACAAGGCGCGGATCGACGCCGATGTCTTCGCACAGTGCCCGCAACTCAAGCTGATCCTGGTGGCGGCCACCGGTACCAACAACGTCGATCTCGACGCCGCGCGCCGCCACGGCGTGACCGTGAGCAATTGCCAGGGCTACGGCACCCCGTCGGTGGCGCAGCACACCCTGATGCTGCTGCTCGCCCTGGCCAGCCGCCTGCCGGACTACCAGGCGGCGATCCGCGAGGGCCGCTGGCAGAAGGCCCCGCAGTTCTGCCTGCTGGACTTCCCCATCGTCGAGCTGGAAGGCAAGACCCTCGGCCTGCTCGGCCATGGCGAACTGGGCGGCGCGGTGGCGAAACTGGCCGGGGCCTTCGGCATGCGCGTGCTGCTGGGCGCGCTACCGGGCCGCCCTGTGCGCGCCGACCGGCTGGCGCTGGACGAGCTGTTGCCGCAGGTCGACGCCCTGACCCTGCACTGCCCGCTGACCGACGCCACGCGCAACCTGATCGGCCAGCGCGAACTGGACCTGATGAAACCCGGCGCCTTCCTGATCAACACCGCCCGCGGCGGATTGGTGAACGAGCAGGCGCTGGCCGACACCCTGCGCCGCGGCCACCTGGGCGGCGCGGCGTTCGACGTGCTCAGCGTCGAGCCGCCGCGCGACGGCAACCCGCTGCTGGCCGGCGATATCCCGCGCTTTATCCTCACCCCGCACAGCGCCTGGGGCAGCCGAGAAGCCCGGCAGCGCATCGTCGGCCAGTTGAGCGAGAACGCCGCCGGTTTCCTCGCCGGCGAGCCGCGCCGGGTGGTGGCAGCATGA